In Euphorbia lathyris chromosome 2, ddEupLath1.1, whole genome shotgun sequence, the sequence GACAAGTCGGGTTTAATCTTTGCAACTGTGACTGTAATATCATCGTATTAGCCTCCTCCATTTCAGCAATTTCTGAAGCTAACTTGTTAACAAATGCGAAAGATGAAAGATgaaagaagatgagagatgaaagaTGAAGACGAAGCAGCGGAAGACGAAGCAGtgaggaagacgaagatgaaGCAGTGAGGAAGGGGAGGATGATCGATCAGAAACAACTAAGggtcattttgtccaaaatgggtgaaagtgtctaatttggtaaaatggaagtaaggtgggttaaatatgtaaatgaggtCCTTTAGTTGGatcagatttgtaattagccctaaaAAATATCAGGTACCCAAGAAAGGAAATCAATTAACAAAATTTACAATTActatttacacagaaatgacATAAGGAGGTATGTAGTCTTGTTAATTCTAATTTTATTGTTAAAGATCCAGATCCTTGTATCTACGAGCTGGCTTCCTGCTCATTCTCGTCATGGACCTCGGAAGAAGATTTCTCAGATGTTGTAGGCTTTCCATTGTCCTCGTTATTATTCTGACACGattcaaaaatattaaaatcaGGAAAGGAAATCAGCAAGCAATTATCACAATTTTGGAATTTCTCACAAGTCAGTAGCTCGACACCAGATTTTCAAATAAGAACTATAAATTAAATAGCGAGCGAATCAGGACATACGAGTTTCTTCTTCTCATCATATGCATCTCGAGCTTTTGCATACTCTGCTTTGTACTTCAAGGCCTTCTCAACGTATAGAGCTTTGCCCTACATTTATGGAACAGAACATCACACATTAAGTTGAAGCCTTTTAGTTAATCAAAATCTAAATCTAAAAACGATCgataacatttctttttcacaCTTACTGGGCTGAAATATGAATGATAAATTTCATGCAATACACTGGAAGCGATTTAAAAAcattcctttattttctttaatatgACAATAAAAGGGAGGTCTTACAGAATCAGACATGGATTTCCATTTCTCATAGCCGGCATGCCcaacctatgttgcacggaaacggaaacAAGAAATGAAATTGAAAGGGTTGCTGGGAAACGTTAGTTCTAAGAAACATTAGCTAGGAAACAATAAAGAAACGGAAATAGACACGAAATGTAGAAATGCTAATAAAGAAGAGTTTTTGTGCAACGTACATAATAATTAAAAGACATCAAACAAAACTTGATATCATTCGATTTTAAACTGCATCACtttatctaaatttctaattctaAATCTAAACTGCACGAAAAGGAAAGTCTTCATATTGATATACAAGCTACAAAAACCACTAGACCCAGACATTTCACAAACTGGATCATGGAAACATTGTAGACTATCACATTGCCATTAGGAAAACTCACCATGTGTAGTTGTCCTTGGGGATATACACATCCCTCCAGCTCCAAATCTCTCCTATAGAACTCGAAGTTCTTCTGATCTACAAATAGAAAAATACACAAATCATTACTCAAACGCAACCAATTCCTCTTCAAAAAACACAAACTAAAGCTAATTTATCTAAACTTAATCATACACTACAAAACTTAATTATTGGAGACAAAAACTAAGGATGGATTTATTTTATTGTCCTAAATACTAGTTACTATTTCATATTGGGgactaaaatatttattatctCCAATTTACTTATCATTTATTATTAGGGGCATTATTTCATTAATATAGGGGACAACTCATTGTTGTATCAATGTGCAAAGGAAGGATAATGATGAATCAACTTGATACAATGATAAGATGATATCTATTGAAGATAGTGTAGAGAGATTAATGGCTAATATAATTTATCTAATGTGAGGGCTAATGCATGAGAATAGGGGTGACAACGGTGCAGGACGGGGACGGGAATGCATTTCCCACTCCGTCCCGAATGCTTACGGGGACTGTTTCCGAGAATCCCCATTGAATAATTCAGGGATTTTTTCACACCCATGCGGATCCCCATGGGTAACGGGGAATCCCCATGCCAAAAAAGTTAATGACATTAATTAAAGAAAGTACAATTaaataatggttaaaaaaatacaattattaAAATAGAACCTGGTTATAAAGTAAGCATTAGCAAATTAAGAGTCCAGTAAATTAAGCATTAGCAAGCATTTATTTTACATGATAGAACAATCAGCAATCATAATTGAGCATTAACAAGCATATTCAGTGGAACCAAGCAGTATAGAACAATTACATGATACATGTATTAAAAGTCTAACAAATTAAGCATTAACAAGCATTATTTCTTCACTAACTATACACCTTTACTTTGCTTACACATGTTTTCAACCAAGGCTTAGAAAACCTTGTGTAATAACAATAATTAGTCAATAAGAATgatacaaaaatataatataatgtaTTAGTATTAGTCAGTAGTGAGTAAATATTAATAATCTAAGCTttctaattttaaaataatcagCAGTGAGTAATTATTTGCGGATTCTTACTGGGATTTATACGGGAACGGGGCGGGGATCCCCACGGGGCGGATAGAGCAATCCTCATCCCCATCCTCATTTAGGTTTCGGGCAAAAAATGTCCCCCGTCCTCATCCCAACTTTTTTCGGTTATTCCCTGTCCCCATCTATTTAGATACCCACGGTTTTCGGATAATCCCCTCCCCATTGCCACCCCTACATGTGAATCCCTTATTTAGTTGGCAATTCGGTCTGAAAAAAAGGGTTAAGTTATGATGATGCTTTATTTCTATGCTCACTTGTTCCAAGTCAAGAACTAGGAATGATGCAACCAGCCACTTTATCATTTATAAACTACAAAACCAGTCATCTCCTCTATAACTGACACTTCCCATAATTGTTCATTTTATTCACAAATTTTTAGTTGTCAGTTTCCAAGATATTACCTGCTACTTGTATATAGTCGATACATGTAGAGTTTTAGTATATAAGTAGTTGGTTGCATGTATTCCTTCAAAGTTTGAATTGTACTAATCTGCAAATGTTTCATGAGATTTTTGTTGCTTAATTTCTGAAAATGGAATACAAAATATGCAATTATTTAtggaatataaattttttttattgaatgagTTTGTTGATTTCTATATTCTATTAGTTTAAGGTAATTACTATTTAATTCAAGTTGCATTTAGTTTCTTTGCTTCTTTGTATTTTGTTGTGAGTATTGTTTCTCTTATTTTCGAATTTTGACAGTGGCCTGATCCAAAATCACTTATTGAAGAACTACAAAAATATTGAAGGATCCAATCTGTGTCTAATGGCCATTTTTTCTTGAGCCTTGGCATATCTCCATTATTTTAGGTGACTAATTAAGATTATTAAGAATGGGTAATGAAGTTGTGAACGAGCTCTAACAAATCCTTGAGCCCTTGGGATATGCAATTTTGCTAATTCATTGCTCCTAATAATCCCTTTGAGTTTATATAGGCAGGGACTAAAGTTTACTCAAGGACAAACTTCGGTTGCATATACCCCTGACTTCCTCTTGAGGATGGCTTTCTAAGTACACTTTCTCATTATGCTGCCTTTATATTACTAGATTAAGGGAAATGTGTCTATTTCATTCGTCCACTCTCATCATAATTACGTTATCTTGTTAATTATCAAACTTGTAATTTATAATGCCAAATTGGATTTTCAGTAGATCAccttttcctcttccttgacaatccaagtttttttttcttttcttctttgtaTTATGATCATAATTACATTATCTTGTTGTGCTAGAACTCTGTTTTCTCTGTGGTAATAAGTGGGGCTTTAAGCTCATGTGTGTTTTGGATAACTGGTGCACTATCACAAATATTCTTTATTTTTTGCATCGTATGTTCTAGGTTTGTAGCCTTAATATTTAAAGGTTTCTTGTATATTTGCAAGTATTCTTATGCTTAACTATTCCTATACTTGATATCAATTTCACATGATATAAATTTTGGCAACAATTAGTTATATCTACTTTTCTATATCAAAAATATAACTTTTGGATTTCATGCTATGTAATATGTGCAGGGTGAATTTATTGTTTCATAAAGCATGAAAATCAATACCACAGGTGCATTCAACTATAAATGTCTAATTCCAAACATGACTAGTTCTTTAATTGTAAGAGACCCAAATCATTTCAGACATGTCAAGCAACCAAttgaaaaaaacaaattatGAGACAAATCATGTAGATACAATATCCTAAATAATACAGGGCTAGGAATTTAAGATACAAATTGAGAACTAAACTAACCTGGATGGAGATCAATTCCGAGTAAGAACAGAGGCTGTAGAAGTAGCGACACTGGGAGGTGGCTGATTCtggtgctcagtgtcgttggatCTGGAAAAGAAAACGAATAAAGGTAagacatgaaatctttttttccTTTAGATTTTTCTCTTATCTTAAGTAAAAGGGAGGCAACCAAATGCAATCTtaatgaaaaacaaaataaaatcaacaGAAAGACGAAGCTAATAAGCTACATAAGATCAGATATGGGAAGATCTTCCATTTGTGATGAGACTGGGCTGAAGGAGGGTCTTGAACCCCAGAAGAAGGTCAAAAACTTATCAAATATATTCAGAAACATGTCATGACAACAATATACAGGATGtaaagaataatgaaaacaaACTAGGGAGGTTAAAATTCTGAAATTGAGAATCAATGTAAAACAAAATTTATGTAGTAATGGTCCAAGCGGGGAGCTTTCTCAGTAATCAAATAAACTGATTATTGGAAAATCTAATTGAATTCAGTCAATTGAAGTTGCTGAATAATATATAATCTAATCCTAGAAGCTAAAATCAATTTAAAGTTAGAAATCTAAACTCTTTTAACCATTACATAATCATTAAGGTTTAAAATAAGGAGCGAATCAACATTCAATTATGTACATTTAGGAACTTCTAAATCTAAGTTTGTTCCATTCCTTTAGTGAACAGATTAATGGAATGTTGCTTGCATAAAGAGTAGGTGTTGAGTTCCGAAACAGGTTAGAAGCTTTCAATTGAAAACAGGACAAGTCAAAAGAATCAAAGatttaaataaaatagaaaacatATTCCAATCAaatctaaattataaataatgaaGTATTCTGGTACAAATAAGATAAAAGCTACAGCTGTGTGGAAGAGTTATCACTCAGGTATTTTTGTTTACTTATTATGCAAAGAGCAAGCACAATTCTCACTCCCTACATCTGCTGCAATACAAGGAGGCTCAATTTCTCCAATTTTATACCATGTTGAGCGTTTATCAATTAATTCATCTAGGAAATCGTCCAGCTTTTCTATGGTGACAATTGATTTTATTGAACCTACTAAATCTGTTTTAACAAAAAAAGAAGAGTAATTTTGCATTCAATTTCAATCTAAATTAAATCTCCTAAGATTAAAATCAATTGCTCAGATTGCTCACCTTTTTTTTAGTACAGATAATCAGAGGGACCTTTTCTGGCTAAAACATCGGTTTAAACCTGGTTGGTAAAATCTTGAAAGCAacccttttcttcttccttcaagcCTTCAAACTGGTACCCAAACTTAGAATGACTAAAATTAAGGATGAAGTCTGGATGTAAAAGATAGAGGTTTTGGTGATGAAGTTGAAGTTGAAGTTGAAGATCGGAGATGAAAAGGGGAAGAATAAAGAGAATCTCAGAAGAAGTCGATGAGAGAGATGCATGAAGATAAAGAGAAATCGTCGATCACCCCATGAtcagagagaagagagagaaattagaAGTCACCGGAATAGAAAGTAACAAGTTAAACGGTATACAGTTCTAAAACAATAATATTGGTGTGTCCTTATGCCattggttaaaaaaaaacaaagtacatGTACTGTGTTTTTAAGCCAAGTAAGGCGGGCACCATCTCTTTTATAATGAAAAGTATAAtacaaaatattttatttatctatttataaATGTGTAAAATCACAATAAATTTTTTCCCCGATAACCAATCGCAAACTTATGTCaaatataattagtttaatACTTTCGTTACCTTCTAAACTTGTTACATTTTGTCACTTAATTTTATGTACTTAgtgattaacttatattttTGGCTCCTTTTGTACCTATATAACATTGAAATAACACATATTGGTGTTACCAACATTATAAGGAGCGTGAAATGGATTTCTCTTTTTTCGCTCCTTTCGAATAGTAAAATCCCAATTTGTTAAATCTTGTTTGATGGCTAAAGAATTTCATCAAATACCAAATATTGATTTTACATAAACTTTTAATTCGATAGATTTGGTAACAATGAAGGTCTTGTATCATGGATACCAATGCATTTATGAGCAAGAGCTTCAAATGGAAAATCCTACTTATCAGAAAGAACATGGCGTGAGATGTAAAATCTCCCGGATATAGGATCATAACAACGATATCCTTTGTGAAGCTTATTATAATCCAAGAAAACACACTTAACAAAATAAGGTGATAATTTATGTGGACTATAAGGTTGAAACCAAGAATAACACAAACAACCAAAATTACATAACTGAGAGTAATAAGAGAGTGTGCTAAATAATTTATGATCTGGAATCTCAAAATTAATAGAGATTGTTGGCAGTGTCAAAAGCATATGACAAAAAAAAGCATGTAAATGCCAGTTTCATATGTCGGTATTTGCGTTCTGTACAACCATTTTGTTCTGGTGTATATGAACATGAGGGCCTTTGAACAATATCAtaatatgaaaaatattttgGTTAAAGTTCGAAATTCTCCACCCCAATCTGATTGAAAGGTTTTAATAGCTAAACcaaaatatttttcaacaaGTAAATAGAATTTGATAAAAGTATTGTAGACATCAGATTTATTTTTCAGGAAACAAATCCATGAAAATTTCGTACAATggtaagaaaaaccacataaTAAGAAAATCCATTATGAGATAAAAATTTCACAAGTTCCCATACATCCGagcaaattaattttaatggttGTTTGACAGTAAAGCTAGTTTTAACAAAAATGAAGACTGGATTTTATTATTGGAAGATAAAATAATACCAGATGCAACTAATTTCTTAACAATTGGAATTGCAGCATGGCCTAAACGAGCATACTATCAGTAGAGAGAGATGCAAATTTTATTAGAATGGAACCGAAAATGAAAGTGGTAGGTAATATATACCATCTTTACTATGCCCCTTGAGGAGTGTTTCCTTCATCGGCAAATCCTTCACCAAAAAAGAGTTAGCAAAAAAATCAACAGAAATATTATTTGAAGCTGTGAAAGAAcaaactgaaattaaattttgaGATGTAGAAGAAACAAATAGACATCTTTAAATTTAACATTTCTTTATCGTTGAGCTGACAATCAAAAGAACCAACATAATGAATATGAAGTTTAGAACCATTACCAATGGTAACTTCTTCGGGACCTTGATATGCATATTGAAGAGCAAGATGTTCCAAATCTGAGGTTAAGTGATGTGCAACATTAGTATTCATAACTATGGGTGAGCATGGTCCGGTTTGATCTAAaaatcgaaccgaaccaaattggACCAAACTGAATTACCTGTATTTTTTAagaccaaaccaaaccaaattataatttggtttggtcTGGACCGAACAAAATTATTTCGGTCCAATCCGGATTGGTTCATGTTTGAACCAACCAAAACATTATAAACCTACTACTGCTTGTGTGTTCACTAACTAAAGAATTATATAAAGACGataatcatataattagttttttcttttgtatatataattagttaagaGAGAAGaaacatgtttaattgttttttcttttcaatatataattagttaattaatttaaaatcctAAAACTAAAAATAGTGTATATtgtatttcggttcggttttgttCGATTTTGGACCAAACTGAAAACCAAATTAGCTTAACAATTAGGaccaaaccaaaatataatttggttcggttttggtccggtttttttggtttttggttcggttctgTTCACCCCTATTCATAACCCATGACTAATTTCTAGGGGTAGATGCCGAATTTCCCGAAGGATGAGTACGTTACCCCTAAGTGAAAGATGAAAAGGAACAATTTCATGAGTAATGTCCTTTATTGTTGCAATTGTAACAAATTAAATTAGACAGATAAACAGTTTGATTTGGAGGAATCCGTGAATTACGCTTTGGAGTAAATCCATAAGAATGATAATTGCGATTGGAGAGGGCGTTGGACTGTCCATCCTTGGACTGCCGTCCACGACCTCTAGAACCACCCCTTGATACATATTGTGCAATTGGCTGAATAGAGATTTTAGTCGATGCATCAGCCCCATCGAATGGTGACATGATCTTAGGTTGACACTTTTaaacaattaatatatataatgtacAAATATTATTTGAACTATACAAACCTAAGTCAACAAGGACTCAATCGTGGAGCTGTAGCAGTCCGAGTTCATGTGGACTGCTATTAGCCGAGATAACCAGTCATAGTCCATTACGGACTGCTGGTTACTAGCTCTAGTCCATTACGTACTGATAGTCTAACACGAATGCTAGTCCATTACAGACTGCATATACTTATCAACAAGgaaatacaaaaatatatagAAGTAATGTAGGATGCGTTACTTGCAAATGAGCCGAGTTAGAATATAGTTGTGGATCTACACCTGTAAGAGCGAACAAATGAATAATAAGGCAACTTGTAAGATATACGTTTCTCTATGAGTGAAATCGTCCTAGATGCAAATAATAAGCAGACCTTTCCAGACTTATGTCTTCATCTATGCCTCTGATTAGTACAAGGACTCAAGTACATGTGGAAGAGAATGCAACACTCGTGGAAGTTAAACTGCAAGCATATTAGTGCACCATAATGATGAAAGCATAgattaaatacgaaaaatagaTAACCCTTGTAATACTTAAGGGCCTGTGAAAGAAAAAGCATCGCCTCATTCCGGGGAGACATTTACAAAACTGTGAAAAAAAGATCTAACTAGACATGGCAGAAGGGCGGAGACCAGTAGATGAGATATGGGTAGACGAATTATGCTTCGATGGACGATGACAAAATCTAGGAATGTAGGTTTTAATGAAGAAGCAGATGAGAGAGATAAAGGCCTTGGTTGACATCCACCAAGGGGGTCAAAGGGGAGGCAGACCATAGAATTTGGGACCATATTTATCAAACCGACGACGTATGGTGTATTTTGTGTTTGCGTAACCATGGGGCATTTTCGAAATTGATTCACAAGGGTATTCTAGTCTCTGTGATAGAAGTGACAGTGAATGACAGTCGATCAAGAGAAAAACATGGATATGATCAGAAGTAGATAAAGGGAGAATTGAGGAAATAACGATATTGTCTGAAAGTAAAAGCATCTCCAACAACTTTtagttgagattttaatttaaaatttaaagagGAAACtcatcaaatcactaagagcttcTTCATTCTCTTTATTATTGAGGAGCTCCTAGttcattattatttcattttttattaataatttattattaaatagtcTATAACAATACGAAGTGTAGTATAAACATAATTAGCAGCGTTaaaaatagggttaaggtgcaaaaatactcctaacgttttgggtcaggagcaattttacacctaacgtctaaaatgatgcaattttactcctaatgttggaagccaactAATGATGCaattgacttaatttaattgttGAAGTGTAGTATAAACATAATTAGTAGTGCTaaaaatagggttaaggtgcaaaaatactccgggtaaattacaccaatagtacttgaactttacccatttcacactttggtacctagaatacattttgtcccaaaaatatacccaAAGTAacaatgaccggacaatttagtaaattttaccggtaaatgaccggtcaatgcaagtttgtctgagtaaattacatcaatggtacctgaacttttcctaattcacactttgatacctgaatttttttttgtcctaaaAATATAACTCAAGTGAAGGTGACCGGATAATTTAGTATAtctgatcggttagtgaccaaTCAACGAGAGTTCGACCATTTTGAACTAAAAATTAGGATCTACAATACAccaaattaacataaaattataatactaccctttaatatatatgtagagCTAAATGGTAGTATTGTATATGTTAATTGAGTATATGATGggtctaaatttttaatttaaaatggtcaaactcacgttgactggtcaaatatactaaattatcgattcatctttacttgaagtgtattttttggacaaaatgaaatttaggtaccaaagtgtgaattaagATAAAGTTTATGTACCATTAGtataatttactcatcaaacccttattgaccggtaaaatgtactaaattgtccggtcatcgttagttcaggtatattttcgggacaaaatgtaatctaggtaccaaagtgtgaattatggtaaagttcaggtactattggtgtaatttactcaaaatactcctaacgtttcgagtaaggagcaattttacacctaacgtctaaaatgatgcaattttactcctaatgttggaagccaagagcaattttaaccctaacgttgataatttgggtcaatttgagaaataattcatcaaactgtcttctcggtcatgaatcttgtcatctacacttcacatgtgcgtcattttatcagtaacaaatcacaaacatatgttgggatgtgaaaaaaaaaaaaaaattatactgtcTTTTatacgaattagataaaaaaaattcaaaaaaaatcaccaaatttgtaaatattaatctccaattcgattattaaattacaaaaaacataaaatcttttttttagaacgaattgatatgcaatttgtgcaaaataaggaacaaaaatatctgtgttttataatagtatctgaaattgatctaaattatcaatgttaggggtaaaattgcttttgactacAGAGtcgttagaaataaaattataatattttagacTTAAAGTAAAATGATTCCTGACCTAAAACCTGTATTTTTGCTCCTTAACCCCTAAAAATATGAATACCTTCATTTCTCCCATCAGGTATTTTTAAACTAAATTATTATCTTCTCAATATAACGAACTCAAGTCAAACTGGACGGGCGAACCGAATCACCTTGTTGTGTGCGCAAGGCGCGAAGCGGCAATGGCAGCCACTGGAACTGCAGCGACAACCTGTTTTCTGAGAAAAGTATTTCAAGTTTTACCCTTGTCTCAACCTCTTCGAAGATACCCTAATCTCACTTTCTATGGAACTCCTTCCTCTCTTCCTCTCATCACTCCTAGGAGAAACTCAGGTTCACCACTATCCTTGCCACTTGCATAAAGTTTCTTTCACCTAAGTTAAGCATGTGCTTTTTTCCATTTCCGACCACACTCGCGTAATTAGAATACACATTAACCTGAATTGGTGCGGCATTTTCTTTTCCTCGATTTTGTTATGGTGTGTGCCAGTGTGGTTTATTAAACGGGCAGCTgctgtttgatgaaatgcctaAGTTGAATTTAGAACAAGAGGTTTCCTTCAGGCCTATAGTAGTCGATAAATAAATGCCTTTTGTTGCCAGTAATAGTTTCTGAGAGATGCTACTGCACTCTGAGTGTTAATGCGCTGAGTTGAAAATGGACTTCCATCCTAAGGAAATTAGCAAGCTTGTAACTTTGTAATTAGTGAACACTGCACTATAATAATTGAatcttttgtttttctaaaaaaaaagaagtaaaaatgaagaaattggGCAAGTTGAATGGGCAGTATAGGAGATCGTTTAGGTAATTGATGCTGAGGAATGTTGAAGAATCAGGTGACCCTTTTGAACATGATTTTAGTTTGTAAGAGGGACTAGCTAGTTCAAAGTGAGACATGACATAATATGCTGGTTTTATGAGATAGGAATCCTCACAATGAacaatttggtaaaatattacACAACTTTAGTATCAAAATATTTGGCTGAGCCTGATATACAAGTTCTAGGATTGAACCCCTGAACAGTGGAAATTGGGAATTTGCAGCGATATGTGATGGTCCTATGATAGGATTCCGTCCAGATCAGTGTATTAGAAAATCCTTCTTCTCCTTGTTCATGTTTCTGCCTCTAATTGAAGAACCTATTTTTCAATTGTAAGGATGGGGGTTTTACTCTAAAGAGACCATCCAACTCTTTCTGACTTTTGACTGTAGAATTCTGATGACTTTGTTCATTATCAACCCCCCTTTAAAATAGGAAAAGGGTTGATATTTATCAAATAAGGAAACAGATTAGACATGCAACTCAAGTTCCTAAATAGGATTTATTCTTACTAACTTAATTAATAGAAAgacaataaaaatgaaaatagagCTATGCTTTCTTGCTCTGCTTTCTGCCATATTTCTTTCTTGCGTAGGTATCTAGATGGTTACGACCTCTTCTGACTCATATTATTCAGCTCCAAATTCCCATGTGGCTTTTGCAAGTGCTGTGCAATTCCATTTAACCAACACCTGTGGTATATGGCCATGGAGGTGGGAAAATGGAGGATAGACTAAGGTTGTGGAATGATTTTACCATCGTGCAGAGGAGGCAATGTAGGCATTGTGCAAGGAGGTTCATCTTTGAATAAGTAAGGAAATGTGAAACACATTATGAATCTTACTACCAGCAGGAAATTCCAGCTCATAAGCAATCCCTGTCCACTAGGTTCAATACCTTAAATGGAttataaaatttcaattatGGAAATGCTTCTTGCTGTCGGAATTTGGCGGTAAGGCTGGAAACAAAGGTGCACAAACTTCCATGGTTTAAGGGACAAGCCATGGGTGATGCTGATCGCGTTGATTCTTCAGGCGTGCTTGTGCTTGCAGCAAATGAAGTCGCACTTCAGCAAACATTGCAGTCCAAGCCTCCATGGAGCCATCAACCTCTTCCAATTGTGTTG encodes:
- the LOC136218866 gene encoding high mobility group B protein 3-like: MVGHAGYEKWKSMSDSGKALYVEKALKYKAEYAKARDAYDEKKKLNNNEDNGKPTTSEKSSSEVHDENEQEASS